TTATTCCTTATTTTAACAGCCTATTATTGTTTGGATTTATTGGATTAATGTGGCCAGTTATTCAATTGTCTAAATAGTATACTGCCAATTAAGACAGGGATGCGTATCACTTGATTGTCTTAAATTAGTGGCAAACGGTACAATTTCATTGCCTCGCAAGTAGTCTAATCTATGTCGTAGGAATGGttaatctagtttaaatgaacccgcatgtgtgtttgttaaGTAGAATTGGATCTCTCTAATTCCTAAAGCTGTGAATAGATTAAATCCTTCGAGTGTCTCTGGGGTTATCTATTTTATAAGGGGGTAGTTTAAGAGCGTCTCTGGACTACCATATAATTAAGGAGAGATTGGTAGTTTGGCAGTTGTTGAATTGCTTTAATCAATTTATTTGCGAACATGTGAATTAATTCAGGTATCTATGATCAATTGCGTGGGCCGGTGCCGAGATTATTTCCTTGACTAGGTTGTGTCAATTATTTCTGGTTATATTCTTCAGCTACAGCACTTTCTTGCGATTAGAAATTCAATACCCTTACATCTTTAATTTGTTCTTTTTGTCTCCCTTCCAAAAAACCCTCAAATTCTCTGTGTGTGATAAATCTACCagttccctgaggagacgaccctactcaccactatactCGTTTAGTTTTGGGAGTAGGTCttgatataaattttatttttggtagtttgaCAGCCACCAATActcatttggaaatttttattaaaacttGTTgcttctcaaaatctattttaCAAATTAGAAATATATTAACAAAATGAAATATTACAACAattaattctaaaaaaaaagatCACTTTGAATGacattgtataattataatttctTAACTAACAAGATTCATAATAAAACTAAGGATGGGTAGATTactaattacatttttatttgtcacaacTCTCGCAATTGTTAGCATTCTATAATAACATTATTTAGTGATGTCATATGACATATCTTGTATTAAAAAACTACGGGTGTGTTTGCAGCTATTTCtcaaaaaattatttgcttgcatcacaaacacatttttaacatacatttttatctttttaattattttttatgtcACATACATTATATCGCAAAAAGTACTATactaattatttcaaatattcaCGTCCAAACACACCCTTTATTATAGTGATCTACTGGTTCAATCTGGCATCCATTGGGAATCCGCTGACCCACCCATTTCAGTGGGTTCCTCCCCGAGCCCAATTTGAAAGGCTTGTTTTGCTTTATATTGCATCCGGGTAGTGCGTGCACGCTTTAACCCGATGGCTTGGACCTAATGAACACAAAAATAGTAACCGCTTTCTGAAATATCTTTTCCAGTCACAAGTTTGAACCACAATTGAAGTTCTTAATTTGAGTCTAGATAGTAGAAACAAAGAGAGAATGGAGAGGATGGCGAGTGAAGAGAAAGAGGGCAGCCTAAATTTTTCAGTCGCTCAAGCTATCGATAATTCTGCCTCATTAGAAATTGATCAACCTACAGAAAGTACTATGTCATCAGGAAAGAAGGTAGATAAGAATTCTGAAGTTAGTtttcaagcaaaaagaaagcaaCTGCTTTCTTCTCTTTGGGAGAAAATAATTGGATACAAAAGGGTGGTTCAAGAAAAATCTTTTCGATTTTGTCGAGGCGACGAAATTGAACAAGCAAGAGTTTACCATTTTTTGCCCGGAAACAATGTAATCCTCCATTTCCTCTTGCTTTACGTTCCAAAGCTATTTCTTATCATTGTACTTTGCTGAATCCTGATAAAGTTTTTAGTTTATTGGTTTAAATCAAAGAAGAAATGGAGGATTTGATGCTTACGCGAAAAAAAATGGAGGATTTGATGTTAGACTTCTTATTGTGAATGTAGGTATTCTTTTTCAAGGGGAGACTGATTTGTGGTCCGGATCCAAAAGGGCTGATTTTATCTGCCATTGCTATTAGTCTATCAAGTTGGACATTTGCGGTTCATGTTGCAAGTGACATAAGGAATCCGGCCATCATCGTAACATCTTCAATTTTGACAACAATTGTTAGTCCTAAACTaaatttcacacacacacacacacttgtATGAGAAAGTTGTGAGCGTAATCGAATGCCCTTTCGCTGATGTAACTATATATTGCCCTCAATGCAGGTTCTTGTGAACTTGGTATTTGTCAGTACCATTGATCCTGGTATAATTCCTAGAAACGATCAGTGTTCATCAGTTGAATTGGGAACAATTGATGCTGGTAAACGCAGAAGGAGATCAAGGGCAGTTGTCATAAATGGGATAGAGGTGAAGTTGAAGTATTGTAACATTTGTAACATTTATCGTCCACCAAGAACTTGTCATTGTGCAACTTGTAACAATTGCATCCAACAATTCGATCACCATTGCACCTGGATCGGGCATTGTGTGGGACTGGTATGTATGATCACAACCCTGCAAGTCCTTCTGGCATTAAAATTACTTTACTAACTataatttcttaattttttctttcaaaatgcAGAGGAATTATCGGCTTCATGTAACGTTTCTATTGACAGGATTGCTCTTGTTTGCCTTCATATTTATCTTCTCATGCAAACCACTACATCACAAATTGCCCGGAGATGGAAATGGGTTGATTGGATTGCTAAGAAATGACCCGGAGACAGTGGCATTGACATTATTCAGTTTTGTAGCCATGTGCTTTCTTGCTGGCTTTTCTTGTTATCATGTTTATCTAATTGCTATAAACCAGGTTTGCCCTTTATACTTTCATTTATGCCAACAGTACTTATATCATCACGGTTTATCTCAAAGTTGAATAAGtgcctatttttctttaatgatTGTATTTATTGTATGTCAAATAGATTAATTAACGGCCAATTCTTTTGAGAACAGTACCGAATTTTTTGGTACAACAATTATTTAAAGTGCACAGCTTTGaggaaatttctgctttggcaTATAAACATAGAAGGGGAAAGCCAGTCTAAATAGCTGCTTAAACAAATTATGATGGAATTTCTATATTATGCCTCGTGCAGACATCTTATGAGCATTTTCACCAAAAGTATGTGAGCTCTGGAAACCCCTATGACAAAGGAATCCTAAACAACATTAAGGAGGCTCTACTTGCTTCACAACCACCCTCTAGAGTCAACTTTCGAGCAGATGTGGAGCCTGGATGGTTTGGTGGATTAAGTGATA
Above is a genomic segment from Coffea eugenioides isolate CCC68of chromosome 5, Ceug_1.0, whole genome shotgun sequence containing:
- the LOC113771576 gene encoding probable protein S-acyltransferase 7 gives rise to the protein MASEEKEGSLNFSVAQAIDNSASLEIDQPTESTMSSGKKVDKNSEVFFFKGRLICGPDPKGLILSAIAISLSSWTFAVHVASDIRNPAIIVTSSILTTIVRLPSMQVLVNLVFVSTIDPGIIPRNDQCSSVELGTIDAGKRRRRSRAVVINGIEVKLKYCNICNIYRPPRTCHCATCNNCIQQFDHHCTWIGHCVGLRNYRLHVTFLLTGLLLFAFIFIFSCKPLHHKLPGDGNGLIGLLRNDPETVALTLFSFVAMCFLAGFSCYHVYLIAINQTSYEHFHQKYVSSGNPYDKGILNNIKEALLASQPPSRVNFRADVEPGWFGGLSDISIK